A region from the Ciconia boyciana chromosome 1, ASM3463844v1, whole genome shotgun sequence genome encodes:
- the LOC140648993 gene encoding olfactory receptor 52K2-like: protein MPHSRPTNTTLSELHLTGIPGLQHLHHWISIPFCIMYLVTLAGNSTLLCMIKADPSLHLPMFLFLSMLAVIDLVMSTSITPKMLGIFWFHSTAISLDACLTQMYFVHAFSVMESGVLVAMAFDRYVAICNPLRYLSILTSPVVAAIGLATLLRAVVFMSPLTFQISRLPLCSPAVVDHSYCEHMAVLKLACGDATFSNTYSLSVSTYVGSFDSLLIALSYVLILRAVLSLSSPQARKKAFSTCGSHLCVMALFYIPGLLSMYMERYHQELPPHVQVLLADLYLLIPPAFNPLIYGIRTKQLRDGARRVVSRRRPMAGGIGPGVQGTGLGLMKSKSSP, encoded by the coding sequence ATGCCCCACTCGCGTCCCACCAACACCACGCTGTCGGAGCTGCACCTGACGGGCATCCCGGGGCTGCAACACCTGCACCActggatctccatccccttcTGCATCATGTACCTCGTCACGCTGGCTGGGAACAGCACCCTCCTGTGCATGATAAAGGCTGATCCCAGCCTGCACCTGCCCATGTTCCTCTTCCTGTCCATGCTGGCTGTCATTGACCTGGTGATGTCCACCTCCATCACCCCCAAAATGCTGGGCATCTTCTGGTTTCACTCCACAGCCATCAGCCTGGATGCTTGTCTTACCCAGATGTACTTTGTTCACGCTTTCTCCGTGATGGAGTCGGGGGTGCTGGTGGCCATGGCCTTTGACCGCTATGTGGCCATTTGCAATCCACTGCGGTACTTGTCCATCCTGACCAGCCCTGTTGTGGCTGCCATCGGCTTGGCTAccttgctcagggctgtggtTTTCATGAGCCCCCTCACCTTCCAGATTAGCCgcctgcctctctgcagcccGGCAGTCGTGGACCACTCGTACTGTGAGCACATGGCCGTGCTCAAACTGGCCTGCGGGGACGCTACCTTCAGCAACACCTACAGCCTCTCTGTCTCCACCTACGTGGGCAGCTTTGACTCGCTGCTCATCGCCCTCTCGTACGTGCTCATCCTCCGAGCAgtgctcagcctctcctccccacaAGCCCGCAAAAAAGCCTTCAGCACCTGTGGCTCACACCTCTGTGTCATGGCCCTCTTCTACATCCCTGGGCTGCTCTCCATGTACATGGAGAGGTACCACCAGGAGCTCCCACCCCACGTTCAGGTCCTATTGGCTGATCTCTACCTCCTCATCCCACCAGCATTCAACCCCCTGATCTACGGTATCAGGACAAAGCAGCTTCGTGATGGAGCACGCAGGGTGGTCTCCCGGAGGAGACCCATGGCAGGAGGGATTGGGCCTGGCGTTcagggcacagggctgggactCATGAAGTCAAAGTCCAGTCCCTAG